A single genomic interval of Musa acuminata AAA Group cultivar baxijiao chromosome BXJ3-4, Cavendish_Baxijiao_AAA, whole genome shotgun sequence harbors:
- the LOC135635736 gene encoding gibberellin 20-oxidase-like protein, producing the protein MVSMSEQTSLQLPVLDISQPVLTTSLSSLYQACKGWGFFYITNHGINKDLYDHLRALAHQAFNLPLDAKLKIGPLTAVGTYTPHFIASPFFESLRVSGPNYLASAKGSSDAIFEQPNVEFCHILQQYGEAMVDLSRRILAILLICLGDGIETKYYDSEFSACHGYLRINNYSRPEESSMDEVEGLGMHTDMSCITILYPDEMGGLQVRSKEGKWVDIMPVKGALVVNIGDLLQAWSNGRLRSSEHRVVLKQTANRFSLAFFWCFEDEKVVAAPEEVVGDGGKRLYRPFVCRDYIKFRENSERGRFDKVGYTVGDFAATQDA; encoded by the exons ATGGTGTCTATGTCTGAGCAAACTTCTCTGCAGCTCCCTGTGCTGGACATCTCTCAACCAGTGCTGACCACCTCCCTCTCTTCGCTGTACCAAGCATGCAAGGGCTGGGGCTTCTTCTACATCACCAATCATGGCATCAACAAAGACCTCTACGACCATCTTCGTGCTCTCGCTCATCAAGCCTTCAACCTCCCATTGGATGCCAAGCTCAAGATAGGGCCGTTGACTGCGGTGGGCACTTACACTCCTCACTTCATAGCATCGCCATTCTTTGAGAGCCTCCGAGTCTCAGGTCCAAACTACCTTGCATCAGCAAAGGGATCGAGCGATGCCATCTTTGAGCAACCTAACGTCGAGTTCTG CCACATATTGCAACAGTATGGGGAGGCCATGGTAGACCTATCTAGGAGGATCTTGGCAATCCTTTTGATCTGTTTGGGTGATGGAATTGAGACCAAGTACTATGATTCTGAGTTCAGTGCGTGCCATGGATATCTAAGGATAAACAACTACTCGAGACCTGAGGAAAGTAGCATGGACGAGGTGGAAGGGCTCGGAATGCACACTGACATGAGCTGCATAACGATACTGTATCCCGACGAGATGGGTGGGCTTCAAGTGCGATCAAAGGAAGGTAAATGGGTGGACATAATGCCGGTCAAGGGGGCACTGGTTGTTAACATTGGAGACTTGCTGCAGGCTTGGAGTAATGGACGTTTACGTTCGTCTGAGCACCGGGTGGTTCTGAAGCAAACGGCCAACCGGTTTTCACTTGCCTTCTTCTGGTGTTTCGAGGATGAGAAGGTTGTGGCAGCACCGGAGGAAGTGGTGGGGGATGGGGGGAAGAGGCTCTACAGGCCATTTGTCTGCCGAGACTACATCAAATTCCGAGAGAACAGCGAGCGAGGAAGGTTCGACAAGGTCGGCTACACGGTCGGCGACTTTGCTGCAACACAGGATGCATGA